One Kitasatospora viridis genomic region harbors:
- a CDS encoding response regulator transcription factor: protein MAQVPEAPATPAPLSVLVVEDDEGIAASLGRGLAREGYAVRHAATGTEALRTRPVPDVVLLDLGLPDLDGVEVCRRLRRESDAAIIVVTARGEEADRVAALDEGADDYLVKPFGLAELLARLRAVLRRTRPTAAELLVHGPLTLDPRTHRVAVHGREIALTPKEFDILHCLAVDPGRVVTRQEILERAWDAHWYGPTKVLDVHMAALRRKLAVDGLIETVYGRGFRLADPATLTGTDHPAGPTP from the coding sequence ATGGCACAGGTCCCCGAAGCCCCGGCAACCCCCGCACCGCTCTCCGTGCTCGTGGTGGAGGACGACGAGGGGATCGCCGCCTCGCTCGGCCGGGGCCTGGCCCGGGAGGGCTACGCGGTCCGCCACGCGGCGACCGGGACGGAGGCGCTGCGCACCCGGCCGGTGCCCGACGTGGTGCTGCTCGACCTCGGCCTGCCGGACCTGGACGGGGTGGAGGTCTGCCGACGGCTGCGCCGCGAGTCGGACGCCGCGATCATCGTGGTGACCGCGCGCGGCGAGGAGGCCGACCGGGTCGCGGCGCTCGACGAGGGCGCCGACGACTACCTGGTCAAGCCGTTCGGGCTGGCCGAACTGCTGGCCCGGCTGCGCGCCGTGCTGCGGCGCACCCGGCCGACCGCCGCCGAGCTGCTGGTGCACGGCCCGCTCACCCTCGACCCGCGCACCCACCGGGTCGCGGTGCACGGGCGGGAGATCGCGCTGACCCCCAAGGAGTTCGACATCCTGCACTGCCTGGCCGTCGATCCGGGCCGGGTGGTGACCCGTCAGGAGATCCTGGAGCGCGCCTGGGACGCGCACTGGTACGGGCCCACCAAGGTGCTCGACGTCCACATGGCGGCGCTGCGGCGCAAGCTGGCCGTGGACGGGCTGATCGAGACCGTCTACGGCCGCGGCTTCCGGCTCGCCGACCCGGCCACCCTGACCGGCACCGACCACCCCGCGGGCCCCACCCCGTGA